From the Pedobacter cryoconitis genome, one window contains:
- a CDS encoding formylglycine-generating enzyme family protein: MNKRVFYLLPLLFSLACKQKIKQQDTVTLSHKPNTSCSSTLPVRYGVPVACKISKTSIVKKGNVSHKMRWVPAGNFVMGARDNEGRMDEYPAHEVKLSGFWMDETVVTNAQFEAFVKATGYVTVAERKPDWEELKKQLPAGTSKPADDVLVPAALTFTPPSHPVPLNNASLWWSWTPGANWRHPEGPSSALKGRENYPVTQVAWEDAAAYAKWAGKRLPTEAEWEYAARGGLKDAIYSWGNEPVQKGKPKANTWQGSFPDKNTNWDHFCGIAPVASFTPNQYGLYDMSGNVWEWVADWYDVNYYQTISNQITWNPKGPIKSYDPQEPSIPKKVTRGGSYLCNESYCKGYRVTARMKTSPDTGLQNTGFRCVSSKPKPKS, from the coding sequence ATGAATAAAAGAGTTTTTTACCTGCTGCCGCTACTTTTTAGTCTGGCTTGTAAACAAAAAATAAAGCAACAGGACACCGTCACGCTATCTCATAAGCCCAATACTTCTTGCAGCAGTACTTTACCTGTGCGTTATGGTGTACCAGTAGCTTGCAAAATAAGTAAAACCAGCATTGTTAAAAAAGGAAATGTAAGCCATAAAATGAGGTGGGTTCCTGCTGGTAATTTTGTGATGGGCGCAAGAGATAATGAAGGCAGGATGGATGAATACCCAGCCCACGAAGTGAAATTGAGTGGCTTCTGGATGGATGAAACCGTAGTGACCAATGCACAATTTGAAGCTTTTGTGAAAGCTACCGGTTATGTTACCGTTGCGGAACGTAAACCAGATTGGGAAGAACTAAAAAAGCAACTGCCGGCTGGTACCTCAAAACCAGCAGACGATGTATTGGTTCCGGCAGCATTAACTTTTACCCCGCCATCACACCCTGTTCCATTAAACAATGCCAGTTTGTGGTGGAGCTGGACACCGGGCGCTAATTGGAGACATCCGGAAGGCCCGTCATCTGCGCTTAAAGGAAGAGAAAATTATCCTGTCACACAAGTGGCATGGGAAGATGCGGCGGCCTATGCCAAATGGGCTGGTAAACGTCTGCCTACAGAAGCAGAGTGGGAATATGCCGCGCGCGGAGGACTCAAAGACGCTATCTATTCCTGGGGAAATGAACCTGTTCAAAAAGGAAAACCAAAAGCAAATACCTGGCAGGGAAGCTTTCCTGATAAAAATACAAATTGGGATCATTTCTGTGGGATAGCACCAGTGGCCTCTTTTACGCCAAACCAGTATGGTTTATACGACATGTCGGGAAATGTGTGGGAATGGGTAGCCGACTGGTATGATGTGAATTACTATCAAACTATAAGTAATCAAATTACATGGAATCCTAAAGGCCCCATAAAAAGTTATGATCCGCAAGAACCTTCCATTCCTAAAAAAGTAACCAGGGGAGGATCATACTTATGTAATGAATCTTACTGCAAAGGATACAGAGTGACTGCAAGAATGAAAACATCACCAGATACAGGACTTCAAAATACAGGTTTCAGATGCGTTTCTTCCAAGCCTAAACCAAAAAGCTGA
- a CDS encoding FecR family protein — MSSNQDKDKLSKLAEKWRNGTITEAEKIKFNNWYNSFDDTEFTVEEQGSRIDLEKSINEKIKDKLRLPKRRNSIRIYSILAVAATLVLTSGILIYLSFHTSLSPEKKPITQIASIIQPGGNKATLTLANGQKISLTDTSNGEIAEQSGIAITKTADGQLVYTIKKSSVVSAANQTTQFNTIETPVGGQYQINLPDGTKVWLNAASSLKYPAQFAAHQRKVELTGEGYFEVSKDKKRPFTVITDKQQVQVLGTHFNVNAYKEEQATKTTLLEGSVKVSNSVQQKQGNSKLLIPGEQSTLTQASFQVEKVDIENAVAWKNGYFTFADEDLEVSMRKLSRWYNVDISYQGKFDNISFGGTISRSKSLSEVIQILELTRKVKFKIEGRRIILMS; from the coding sequence ATGAGTTCCAATCAGGACAAAGACAAACTATCAAAACTCGCAGAAAAGTGGCGTAATGGTACGATCACAGAAGCAGAGAAAATTAAGTTTAATAACTGGTATAACTCTTTTGATGATACAGAGTTCACCGTGGAAGAGCAGGGCAGCCGTATTGATCTTGAAAAAAGTATCAATGAAAAGATAAAAGATAAACTTCGTCTTCCAAAGCGAAGAAACAGTATAAGGATTTATTCAATTTTAGCAGTAGCAGCAACCCTGGTGCTGACTTCAGGAATACTAATCTACCTTTCTTTTCACACATCCTTATCTCCCGAAAAAAAGCCCATCACACAGATTGCTTCTATCATTCAGCCCGGTGGTAATAAAGCAACGTTAACACTGGCCAATGGTCAGAAGATCAGTTTAACAGATACCTCAAATGGAGAAATTGCGGAGCAATCTGGTATAGCGATTACCAAAACCGCTGATGGACAATTAGTTTATACGATTAAAAAATCATCGGTTGTTTCCGCTGCAAACCAGACCACTCAATTTAATACGATAGAAACCCCTGTAGGCGGACAATATCAAATCAATCTGCCCGATGGAACAAAAGTTTGGCTCAATGCCGCTTCTTCCCTTAAATATCCAGCACAATTTGCAGCTCATCAACGTAAGGTTGAATTGACAGGTGAAGGTTATTTCGAAGTATCAAAAGATAAGAAAAGACCATTTACAGTAATAACCGATAAACAGCAGGTTCAGGTGCTGGGCACTCATTTTAATGTCAATGCTTATAAAGAAGAACAGGCTACAAAAACGACACTTTTAGAAGGCAGCGTTAAAGTTTCCAATTCTGTTCAGCAAAAGCAAGGTAATTCAAAACTGCTAATCCCCGGAGAACAATCCACCTTAACCCAGGCTTCATTTCAGGTAGAAAAGGTAGACATTGAAAATGCAGTAGCGTGGAAAAATGGCTATTTCACCTTTGCCGATGAAGACCTTGAAGTCTCTATGCGCAAACTCAGCAGGTGGTACAACGTAGACATTTCTTACCAGGGGAAATTTGATAATATATCTTTTGGTGGGACAATTTCAAGATCAAAAAGCCTGTCAGAAGTGATCCAGATTCTTGAATTAACCCGAAAAGTGAAATTCAAAATAGAAGGAAGGAGGATTATACTGATGTCATAA
- a CDS encoding RNA polymerase sigma factor — protein MLHSMFTIRNTKSYATLSDHELAGLLAADDEAAFNELYKRYWERLYVIARQRIDDAYEAEEIVQDIFCNLWRKRSTFELTKGFQYYFSVAVKFEVINRMAKKSRENRVKKEVLVLSSPFDESTSDQLDFNELKSQLALTIKVLPEKCLLVFKLKHEQGYSQKQIAQEMDIAEKTVEAHLAKARKTIRLRFGHLASMAKSVLFLY, from the coding sequence ATGCTGCATTCAATGTTTACCATCAGGAATACAAAATCCTATGCTACCCTTTCAGATCATGAACTGGCTGGTTTGCTTGCGGCTGATGATGAAGCAGCATTCAATGAACTCTATAAAAGATATTGGGAAAGACTATATGTTATTGCCCGTCAAAGAATCGATGACGCTTATGAAGCAGAAGAAATTGTACAGGATATTTTCTGTAACCTGTGGAGAAAACGCAGCACATTTGAATTGACGAAAGGATTTCAATATTATTTCTCCGTAGCAGTGAAGTTTGAAGTTATCAACCGGATGGCGAAAAAAAGCAGAGAGAACAGGGTGAAAAAAGAAGTATTGGTTCTGAGTTCCCCGTTTGATGAATCTACCTCAGATCAGCTGGATTTCAATGAACTGAAAAGTCAACTGGCCTTAACCATCAAGGTTTTACCTGAAAAATGTCTGTTGGTTTTTAAGCTTAAACATGAACAAGGATATTCTCAGAAGCAGATTGCACAAGAAATGGATATTGCAGAGAAAACCGTAGAAGCACATCTTGCCAAGGCCAGAAAGACTATCCGGCTTAGGTTCGGGCACCTCGCATCCATGGCTAAGTCAGTCCTGTTTTTATATTAA
- a CDS encoding RagB/SusD family nutrient uptake outer membrane protein has translation MKRSSKYILTGLLAAFAFTSCKKDFLERPPQQLSELTFWKNENDVYQVVMGVYAKLPGADGAFGTLYADGASDNAHAQYPWESFATDASSGAITSTITPELAGWDYTGIRRANYFLDNADKVTAIDKALLDRYKAEVRFMRAFSYFNLLSRFGAVPLIKNVVAIGDENIAQTPKAEVLKFVLDELDAVSKVLPQAYAGGKPNEKGRITKGAALALKARAYLYDGQWQQAADAASQVMGLGYSLFKVTTADPLQANDKYTDLVNFTDAADERKFRLGLSSYEALFYQKNNGNAEVILDQQHIKQIDVNPLNTLLPPGTIGGWSSVTPTQSLVDSYASYKTGDAVAPADPAKRAALYLAKDPALANEYKNRDPRFYASILFENAPWYAVEDNYQFKWVEGAANMSQTGYNFRKMIDPSILREQVDNYSNVILIRYAEVLLTYAEAKNEVSGPDGSVYDALDAIRTRSGMPVVDRTKYADQNALRTLIRNERRVELALEGQRYMDIRRWKIAPQVMTTINNIKNSQAQQRIWNDKLYLMPIPQSQIDLAKGVLKQNTGY, from the coding sequence ATGAAAAGATCATCCAAATATATACTTACAGGCTTATTGGCAGCTTTTGCATTTACTTCCTGTAAAAAAGACTTTTTAGAAAGACCCCCGCAGCAACTTTCTGAACTTACGTTCTGGAAAAATGAAAATGATGTTTACCAGGTCGTGATGGGTGTTTATGCCAAACTTCCCGGTGCAGACGGTGCTTTTGGTACTTTATACGCCGATGGTGCGTCTGACAATGCCCATGCGCAGTATCCATGGGAAAGTTTTGCTACTGACGCTTCTTCAGGAGCGATTACTTCTACGATAACACCAGAATTAGCAGGGTGGGATTATACAGGTATCCGCAGAGCAAATTATTTTCTGGATAATGCCGATAAAGTAACTGCGATTGATAAAGCCTTGTTAGACCGGTATAAAGCAGAAGTGCGTTTTATGAGAGCTTTCTCTTATTTCAACCTGCTCAGCAGATTTGGTGCAGTTCCATTAATCAAAAATGTGGTAGCCATAGGGGATGAGAATATTGCACAAACCCCAAAAGCCGAAGTTTTAAAATTCGTATTGGACGAACTGGATGCTGTTTCAAAAGTCCTGCCTCAAGCTTATGCAGGTGGTAAACCAAATGAGAAAGGGAGAATTACAAAAGGTGCAGCATTAGCCTTAAAAGCCAGAGCTTATCTATATGATGGGCAGTGGCAGCAAGCAGCCGATGCAGCGAGCCAGGTGATGGGATTAGGGTATAGCCTGTTTAAAGTAACGACGGCCGATCCGCTTCAGGCAAATGATAAATACACGGATCTGGTAAATTTCACAGATGCAGCCGATGAGCGTAAATTCCGTTTAGGGCTAAGCAGTTACGAAGCGCTTTTCTATCAGAAAAATAACGGAAATGCCGAAGTTATCCTTGATCAGCAGCATATCAAGCAAATTGATGTGAACCCGCTGAATACTTTATTGCCTCCGGGTACAATAGGTGGCTGGAGTTCGGTAACGCCTACACAATCACTGGTAGACAGCTACGCAAGCTATAAAACTGGAGATGCGGTAGCTCCGGCAGATCCGGCAAAACGTGCGGCGCTTTATTTAGCTAAAGATCCGGCGCTTGCCAATGAATATAAAAATCGTGACCCACGCTTTTATGCGAGTATTTTGTTCGAAAATGCCCCCTGGTATGCGGTAGAAGATAATTATCAGTTTAAATGGGTGGAGGGCGCTGCTAACATGTCTCAGACAGGTTATAATTTCCGCAAAATGATAGATCCCTCTATCTTAAGGGAACAGGTTGATAACTATTCAAACGTAATCCTGATCCGCTATGCGGAAGTTTTATTAACTTATGCGGAAGCTAAAAATGAAGTGAGCGGGCCTGATGGTTCGGTTTATGACGCATTGGATGCCATTCGTACCCGTTCAGGAATGCCAGTAGTGGACCGTACAAAATATGCAGATCAGAACGCTTTAAGAACATTGATCCGTAATGAACGCAGAGTAGAGCTGGCTTTAGAAGGGCAACGTTATATGGATATCCGCCGCTGGAAAATTGCACCACAGGTGATGACTACAATCAATAATATTAAAAATAGCCAGGCACAACAGCGGATATGGAATGATAAATTATACCTGATGCCAATTCCTCAATCACAAATTGACCTTGCAAAAGGAGTATTGAAACAAAATACCGGGTATTAA
- a CDS encoding TonB-dependent receptor: protein MYENLAPDSYGKSCRNQKILRVTKFTMILMLTAVLQFNAMAFAQGRITLSRKNAPLEKILNEIKSQSGYDIFFIRKDLKLAKPVNIEVKEASLEDALLQVFANQSLEYTIAAKTIVVQEKKVTTPSAVKANINVTGKVVDEKGMGIPGATVKVKGTIQGGITDSDGQFKLANVDEKAILVVSYLGYITQEISAGPGSPLTIKLAVQASNLDEVVVVAYGTQKKSSLTGAIATVSAKQLKDRPVSSLQNALQGVSPGLTILQRPGDVGRKTDGTSSSTGTISIRGRASLSSASEPMYVIDGIPATAAELSAINSNDISSISVLKDASSASLYGSRAANGVIMVTTKRGGGDRTLVELNADYGWQTATRLPKYAGSFDYANLYNEALTNAGGKPIFTAAQLQAYQDGSQPDLYPNTNWYKEVLRQSAPQSNISLNVNSPGKVTSSYLGLNYLTQASLIPGKKQSRVGGKLNTESIIVPNILKFGTNLSFTNQNFDRKGDLNWTELNRSLPTSVLRQSNGDWGSMDNGVVNSQTAKRNQMRMIEDGGSAWDKDNYLQTAGNVVLTPLPGLTINGLASFKFTDGNSWAFTSTLDPINNFLTGAPIASTAMTVNNMKEYYRKRRETLVQGTADYERTFGKHFGKLTVGASQESNTYRTAFLGRKNFPNNDLTTVGSGSSNAEDINTDDDGQANTSAEQQWAIRSLFGRFNYAFNDKYLLEANVRIDYSSRFESSVRRAVFPSFSAGWIVSKEDFMKNIGWITNLKLRGSYGSLGNENPVTIGNYSNLLNNGYAYSFEGTPQGGVWQNRIPNLLTSWESVYMTNFGLDLSLFKGKLDITADYYIKDTKDLLLRVSTLETIGVNTNTTDAKTSGLPLVNAASTQNKGFELGLTHNNKIGNDFSYSIGANFSIIKNKITGLSDSRDNFDGRYIQRVGESIGSFYGYEADGLFTNAADVKNHAFQSAATGPGDIKYKDLNGDGKIDALDRKVLGTDVPWFNYGFNISASYKGFDFSVLTYGVANVKTYLSEEAAYPFFNGAGVKEQWKNRWTTANPDPNADFPRILTTAAGGQNYTPTSSFWLFSGSYFRVRGITLGYTIPQQVSKKFGMSRLRFYGTSSNPFTIMADKRLADYDPESGSGRGGYPGIKTWSLGLNASF from the coding sequence ATGTATGAAAACCTAGCCCCTGATTCATACGGGAAATCCTGTAGGAATCAGAAAATTCTTCGTGTTACGAAGTTTACGATGATTTTAATGCTCACGGCTGTGCTACAGTTTAATGCAATGGCCTTTGCACAAGGCCGTATTACGCTGTCCCGTAAAAATGCACCGCTGGAAAAAATTCTCAATGAAATCAAAAGTCAGAGCGGATATGATATCTTTTTTATCAGAAAAGACCTGAAACTGGCCAAACCAGTCAATATAGAAGTCAAAGAAGCAAGTCTGGAAGATGCATTGCTGCAAGTTTTTGCCAATCAGTCTCTTGAATATACCATTGCAGCAAAAACAATAGTTGTACAGGAAAAAAAAGTAACCACCCCTTCGGCCGTTAAAGCAAATATCAATGTAACCGGTAAGGTTGTAGACGAAAAAGGAATGGGTATTCCTGGCGCAACTGTTAAAGTCAAAGGTACAATACAAGGCGGAATCACGGATAGTGATGGCCAATTTAAACTAGCTAACGTAGATGAAAAAGCAATTCTTGTAGTCTCTTATTTAGGCTATATCACTCAGGAAATCAGTGCCGGACCGGGAAGCCCGTTAACAATTAAACTGGCCGTACAAGCAAGTAATCTGGACGAAGTAGTTGTGGTTGCTTATGGTACACAGAAGAAAAGCAGTTTAACAGGTGCTATTGCTACAGTGAGTGCAAAACAATTGAAAGACAGGCCTGTGAGTTCCTTACAGAATGCTTTACAAGGAGTTTCTCCGGGTTTGACCATTTTGCAACGTCCTGGCGATGTGGGCCGTAAAACTGACGGTACTTCAAGCAGTACAGGTACAATTTCCATCAGGGGAAGAGCGAGTTTGAGTTCTGCCAGTGAACCGATGTATGTAATCGACGGAATTCCGGCGACGGCAGCAGAGCTAAGTGCCATCAATTCAAATGATATTTCCAGTATTTCTGTTTTAAAAGATGCTTCATCAGCCTCTTTATATGGTTCCAGAGCTGCAAATGGAGTAATTATGGTCACGACCAAACGCGGTGGCGGAGATAGAACCCTGGTAGAACTGAATGCAGATTACGGCTGGCAAACTGCCACACGTTTACCAAAATATGCAGGCTCGTTTGATTACGCTAATCTCTACAACGAAGCGCTAACCAATGCCGGTGGAAAACCAATATTTACAGCTGCGCAGCTTCAAGCTTATCAGGACGGCTCTCAGCCAGATTTATATCCAAATACAAACTGGTATAAAGAAGTATTGCGTCAAAGCGCACCACAAAGTAATATCAGTCTGAATGTGAATTCGCCGGGTAAAGTGACCAGCAGTTATCTAGGCTTGAATTATCTGACACAAGCCTCTTTAATCCCCGGTAAAAAACAAAGCCGTGTTGGTGGTAAATTGAATACAGAAAGTATTATCGTCCCGAATATTTTAAAGTTCGGTACAAACCTATCCTTCACCAATCAGAATTTTGATCGTAAAGGAGACCTGAACTGGACAGAATTAAACCGCTCTTTGCCAACTTCAGTACTGCGTCAAAGTAACGGAGACTGGGGATCTATGGACAATGGAGTGGTCAACTCACAAACGGCGAAACGTAACCAGATGCGTATGATCGAAGACGGCGGCAGTGCCTGGGATAAAGATAATTATCTGCAAACGGCAGGAAATGTTGTTTTAACTCCTTTGCCGGGCCTGACGATCAACGGACTAGCTTCGTTTAAATTTACAGATGGAAACTCCTGGGCATTTACCAGCACACTGGATCCGATCAACAACTTCCTGACCGGGGCACCTATTGCTTCTACTGCAATGACAGTGAATAACATGAAGGAATATTACCGTAAAAGAAGAGAAACCCTGGTACAGGGAACAGCAGATTACGAGCGTACCTTTGGTAAACATTTTGGTAAATTAACAGTTGGCGCAAGTCAGGAAAGTAATACTTACAGAACAGCCTTTCTGGGCAGAAAAAACTTCCCTAACAATGATTTAACTACAGTAGGCAGCGGTTCATCGAATGCCGAAGATATCAATACGGATGATGACGGACAGGCCAATACATCAGCAGAACAACAATGGGCAATACGTTCGCTGTTCGGCCGTTTCAACTATGCTTTTAATGACAAATATTTACTGGAAGCCAATGTGCGTATAGATTACTCTTCCCGTTTCGAAAGCAGTGTGCGCAGAGCAGTATTTCCTTCTTTTTCTGCGGGATGGATAGTTTCGAAGGAAGATTTTATGAAGAACATCGGCTGGATAACTAACCTGAAATTGCGTGGCTCTTACGGCTCTTTAGGAAATGAAAACCCAGTAACCATTGGTAACTATTCTAACCTGTTAAATAACGGTTATGCTTACAGTTTTGAAGGAACACCACAAGGAGGTGTATGGCAAAACAGGATACCTAACCTGCTGACTTCATGGGAAAGCGTATACATGACGAATTTTGGTTTAGACCTGAGTTTGTTTAAAGGCAAATTGGATATTACCGCAGATTATTATATCAAAGACACCAAAGATCTGCTATTAAGAGTTTCGACACTCGAAACAATTGGGGTAAATACCAATACGACCGATGCAAAGACCAGCGGATTGCCTTTAGTCAATGCAGCTTCCACCCAAAATAAAGGATTTGAATTAGGGTTGACGCATAACAACAAAATAGGCAACGATTTCAGTTATAGTATCGGTGCAAACTTCTCTATCATTAAAAATAAAATTACAGGATTATCAGACAGCAGAGACAACTTTGATGGCAGATATATTCAGAGAGTAGGAGAGTCTATCGGCTCATTTTATGGCTATGAGGCCGACGGTCTTTTTACAAATGCCGCAGACGTAAAAAATCATGCTTTTCAATCCGCAGCAACCGGCCCCGGTGATATTAAATACAAAGACCTGAATGGCGATGGTAAAATTGATGCGCTGGATCGTAAAGTTTTAGGGACGGATGTTCCGTGGTTCAATTACGGCTTTAATATCAGTGCAAGCTATAAAGGTTTTGATTTCAGCGTACTTACCTATGGTGTGGCCAATGTGAAAACGTACCTGTCAGAAGAAGCAGCTTATCCATTTTTTAATGGAGCAGGTGTCAAAGAACAATGGAAAAACCGCTGGACTACAGCTAATCCTGATCCAAACGCAGACTTTCCACGTATCCTGACTACCGCAGCAGGTGGACAAAATTATACACCAACCTCTTCTTTCTGGTTATTCAGCGGTTCTTATTTCAGGGTCCGTGGAATCACTTTAGGTTATACCATTCCACAGCAGGTGAGTAAAAAATTCGGCATGTCAAGACTGAGATTTTACGGTACAAGCAGTAATCCATTTACGATTATGGCAGATAAACGTCTGGCTGATTATGATCCTGAATCAGGTTCTGGCCGTGGTGGCTACCCTGGTATAAAAACATGGTCACTAGGTTTAAATGCAAGTTTCTAA
- a CDS encoding arylsulfatase: protein MKKLAALVCLSLTFLTTLKAQEKPNVVFILADDMGYGDLGAYGQKLIRTPNIDKLAENGMLFTQFYAGTSVCAPSRSALMTGQHTGHTPIRGNYEIEPEGQRPLPDSTITLAKIFKKAGYATGDFGKWGLGFVGSSGDPLNQGFDQFFGYNCQRQSHNYFPEHLWDNRTKVSLDNDFTKLKAYAPELIQKQALNFIAANKAQPFFLYLSYTLPHAGLQLPAGNKAFEDYKKEFNEQPRAIKKEWDGNGYQPQAYPHAAYAAMVTTLDTYVGQVVAKLKTLGLDKNTLIVFTSDNGPHREGGNDPGFFNSSGGFKGIKRSLYEGGIREPMIAYWPGKIQKGKRTRQTGAFWDFLPTFAELIKQPVPAAVDGISILPTLLSRGRQKQHEFLYWEFHEDGGRQAVRKGKWKGVRNKADTESSKWELYNLETDPQESKDLAATQPLMIKQLQEITRQSHRPSDVPAWNFKNN, encoded by the coding sequence ATGAAGAAATTAGCTGCGCTTGTCTGTTTAAGCCTGACATTCCTGACTACCCTGAAAGCACAGGAAAAACCTAATGTGGTTTTTATCCTGGCCGATGATATGGGCTATGGTGATTTGGGGGCTTATGGGCAGAAACTTATCCGGACGCCAAACATTGATAAACTCGCAGAGAACGGCATGTTATTTACGCAATTTTATGCAGGTACTTCTGTGTGTGCGCCCTCGCGTTCTGCTTTAATGACTGGCCAGCATACCGGGCATACACCTATCCGCGGTAATTATGAAATTGAACCAGAAGGGCAGCGGCCATTACCTGATTCAACAATTACACTGGCTAAAATATTCAAAAAAGCAGGTTATGCTACAGGCGATTTTGGTAAATGGGGATTAGGATTTGTCGGTTCATCCGGCGATCCGTTAAACCAGGGATTCGATCAGTTTTTTGGTTACAACTGTCAGCGTCAATCCCATAACTATTTTCCGGAGCATTTATGGGATAACAGGACAAAAGTCAGCCTGGATAACGATTTTACAAAACTGAAAGCATATGCTCCTGAACTCATTCAAAAGCAAGCTTTAAACTTTATAGCAGCTAACAAGGCGCAACCATTTTTTCTGTATCTATCTTATACTTTGCCACATGCCGGGTTGCAATTACCAGCCGGAAACAAGGCATTTGAGGACTATAAAAAAGAATTTAATGAACAGCCACGGGCGATAAAAAAAGAATGGGACGGTAACGGTTATCAACCACAAGCTTATCCGCATGCAGCTTATGCGGCTATGGTGACCACACTCGATACTTATGTAGGACAAGTTGTAGCGAAATTAAAAACCCTTGGATTAGACAAGAATACCCTGATCGTTTTCACCAGCGATAACGGGCCCCATCGGGAAGGAGGGAATGATCCTGGATTTTTCAATAGTAGTGGTGGTTTTAAAGGAATCAAAAGATCGCTTTACGAAGGGGGAATCCGCGAGCCGATGATCGCTTACTGGCCGGGGAAAATCCAAAAAGGTAAACGTACCCGGCAAACAGGTGCATTCTGGGACTTCCTGCCTACTTTCGCTGAACTGATTAAACAACCCGTTCCTGCTGCGGTAGATGGAATTTCTATTTTACCGACGCTGCTTTCCAGAGGCCGGCAAAAGCAACATGAATTCTTGTATTGGGAATTTCATGAAGATGGCGGAAGGCAGGCTGTAAGAAAAGGGAAATGGAAAGGAGTCAGAAATAAAGCGGATACGGAGTCTTCAAAATGGGAACTCTACAACCTGGAAACGGACCCTCAGGAAAGCAAGGATCTTGCTGCAACGCAACCGCTGATGATTAAACAACTACAAGAAATAACCCGCCAATCACATCGCCCATCGGATGTGCCCGCATGGAACTTTAAAAATAATTAA